DNA from Synergistaceae bacterium:
AAACAGAAAAAAAGCGCCCTAGTGGGAGATATCTACACGGACCTGGAAAACGAACTGCCTCCCACCGTCTTCACGGGATACACCGAGCGGCAAGGCGAGGGAAAAATTCTGGCGATCCTGACGGAGAAGGGCCGGGTAGACAGCGCCGAGGCTGGGGAAGAATGCGAGCTGGTGCTGGATGTGACGCCTTTCTATGCGGAACGCGGTGGCGAGGTGGGAGATGTCGGACGTATTCATTCGCAGGCCGCGCCAGGTTCTCAGGGTTTATTAGAGGTTTCTCAGGGTTTAATGGAGGTTATCGACGCCGTTCCCCGGGGGAATCTGATTCTGCATCGAGTGAAAATCCTCGCAGGCTCCGTTTCCGTGGGTATAAAAACACACTGCGAAGTGGATGATCACCGACGCTCCGCCATCCGGCGCAACCACACCGCGACGCACTTGTTGCACGAGGCCTTGGGGCGTGTGTTGGGCGGGCACGTGAGGCAGGCGGGGTCTTTGGTAACGGAGCAGCTTTTGCGTTTCGACTTCACCCACCACGGGCCCCTCACCCATGAGGAAATCGAGGCGGTCGAAAGGATCGTCAACGAGCAGACTTTGGCGAACATCGCCTTAGACGTTGCGGAATGTAACAGGGAAGAGGCGAGAAAAAGAGGCGCGAAGGCCTTGTTCGACGAGAAATACGGGGACATTGTACGCGTCGTTGCCGTGCCTGGTTTTTCGACGGAGCTTTGCGGCGGTCTTCATGTTCGGGCGACGGGAGACATTGGCCTTTTTAAAGTTCTTCGGGAAGAAAGCATCGGGTCTGGCACACGGCGTATTTTCGCGGTGACGGGTATGAACGCCCTGGAGCTGTTGCAGCGTGCCTCGCGTTCGATCACTCGCCTGGGAGAAATTCTTTCTGCGGACGAGACGAACTTACCGGATAAGGCGGAGGTCCTGGTGGGAGAAGTGCGCCAGTTGCGGCGGCAGTTGGAGGAAGCGCGCCTTAAAGAACTGGCGAACAATGCGAAAAGCGCTTTCGAGCAAAAGGAGATACGGGGTGTTCTGCTGCAAATGGGCAAATTCCCCCAAGCCGCGCCGGACATGCTGCGGGACGTGGGAGACAAGGCGAAGTCGCTCCATTCCCCCACCGTCGTGGTCATGGCCTCCGTGACAGGCGACGATTGCCGCCTGGTGGTCATGGCCGACGACGCGGCGGTTAGAAAAGGGGCGGATGCTGGGGCCTTGGCCAAAGAGGCCGCGCTCCTCCTGAGCGGGCGTGGCGGCGGCCGCCCCAACATGGCTCAGGGAGGCGGAAAAAGCATCGAGAACCTGGACCGAGCCCTGGCGAAAATCGCAACCATGTTGGAGGGTCAGGTAAAGGATTCATGAGGCGGGTTTTGGCTCTTGATATAGGCTCAGTACGTATTGGAGTAGCTGTTACGGATCCCTTGGGTCTTTTCGCTCAAGGGATTGCCGTGTGGCAGGTCCAAGATGACTGGCGGGAGAAGCTGGAGGAATGTCTGAGGCAATACGACCCTGAACCTGTTCTGATCGGTATGCCGCGTCGAACGGACGGGAGCTATGGCCCTGAGGCACAGAAAATTCAGAAACTGGTGGAGGAGCTACAGGAGGCCTATCCCCATCGGCAATTCGAGACTTGGGACGAGCGCTATACCACCGTCATCGCGCAACGAGCGCTGTTGGAGGCCGACGTTTCCAGAGGTAAGCGCAAACAAAAGGTCGATAAAATCGCCGCGGCTCTTATCCTCCAGAGCTGGTTGGAGACTCAGGGCAGTCACCCCAGATAGCATAAACAGATAACAGATAGAACAGATAGACAAATAATAATAGATAGAATAATAATAGATAGATAGATAGATAGATAGACAGACAATAAATAGAGATGATTGATCGGAAAAATCGCCGATCTCTTGTGAAAAACGTGATTGTTCATCCAACGCTCACACTCCCGATATTATTGCGAAAGATTCCGTAGCTTAGACGTTAGCATAGACGTTGTCCGGCAAACGGCACCGTAAAAAATACGGCAAAATGGAGGTTCAATATCTGTATTTCAATTGAAGGACGCTTGAACGACGCTGTATTTCAGCTCTTTTCGTGTACAATAAAATAAATTCTCAAAAAAGGAGGGGAAAAATGTGGCGTCTGCTACGGCAGGGGCAGAAATGTCCGTTCTGAAAAAAATACTTCATTACTCGGATATCGGCGTAGCGCTTCTGATGATCCTTGTAGTGACTATGATGATCATTCCTCTCCCCACGTGGTTTATAGACATTTTGTTGGCGTGCAACATTACTCTGGGCGTGATCGTCTTGTTGGTTACTTTTTACGTCAAGCGAGCCCTGGAGCTCTCGGTGTTTCCGACACTCCTGCTCATCGTAACGCTTTTCCGCATCGCGTTGAACGTCTCCACCACGCGCCAGATTCTTTTACAGGGCGACGCCGGAAGTATCATCATGGCTTTTGGGACGTTCGTGGTCGGAGGCAATTACGTGGTGGGGGCCGTTATCTTCTTAATTTTGGTGGTCATTCAGCTCGTGGTCATCACCAAAGGCGCTGAGCGCGTGGCCGAGGTGGCCGCCCGCTTTACGCTGGACGCCATGCCGGGCAAACAGATGGCCATCGATGCGGATCTGAACTCCGGCCTCATCGACGAAAACGAGGCCAAGGAACGCCGCCGGGACATCCAACGTGAAGCAGACTTTTATGGCGCCATGGATGGCGCTTCCAAGTTCGTCAAAGGAGACGCTATGGCAGGGCTTCTCATTACCCTCATCAACATTATTGGGGGGTTGACCATCGGCGTTTTTCAGCGTGGAATGCCGGCAGCGAGGGCCGCTGAACTTTACAGCCTCCTAACTGTGGGCGACGGTTTGGTTTCCCAAATTCCGGCGCTGCTTTTTTCAACCGCTACGGGCGTCATCGTCTCCCGCGCGGCGGCGTCCTCCGATCTGGGGCAGGATATCGTGGTGGCGTTCACCAAGTATCCTCGCCCGCTTTACATCGGAGCGGGCCTTTTGTTCGGGCTGGCTATCATTCCGGGGCTTCCCACGATCCCCTTTATCATTCTGGGAGCGATGATCGGGTCGATGGGGTATATGGTGACGCGGGAAGGAACGGCCCAGGCCATCGAAACCGCGGAAAAAACCTCCACTCCGGCCTCGGGCAAGGGTGCGCCGGGAACCCCTCAGTCTGCGGGGCGCGGCGACGCTCAGTCCACTACGTCTCCCGCTTCGCCGGAAGAGGTCATGCGCCTCTTGACGGTGGAGCCTATGGAAGCGGAGATCGGTTACGCGATCATCCCTTTGGTGGACCCCGCTCAGGGAGGTGATATGCTGGAGCGCATCGGAACGATTCGCAAGCAGATGGCTATCGAGCTAGGGTTGATCGTTCCTCCCATCCGCATTCGCGACAACATTCAGATCAAACCCACGGAGTACGTGCTCCGGGTCAAGGGAGCGGAGGCGGGGCGGGGCGAGCTCTTGCCCGACCATTATCTGGCGATGAACACGGGCACCGTGGAGGAAGAACTGGTCGGCATCCCCACCACGGAGCCAGCTTTTGGGCTGCCCGCGCTCTGGATCTCTCCCGACCTTCGAGATAAGGCCGAGACGATGGGCTATACCGTCGTGGACGCCCCCTCCGTTCTGGCCACACACTTGTCAGAGGTCATCAAGAAGAACGGCGCGGAGCTTCTGACGCGGCAGGAGGTCCAAAAACTCACCGATATGGTGAAGGAAAACGCGCCGGCGGTGGTAGAGGAGCTTTTAACCTCCCTGTCCCTCGGCGAAATTCAGAAGGTTCTTCAAAACCTCATTCGAGAACAGGTACCCATACGGGACCTCGTGACAATATTCGAGGCCCTGGCGGATTATGGTAAGATGTCGCGCAGCGTGGATTTTCTGACGGAACGAGCGAGGGAATCTTTGGCGCGCCTGATTTCCTTAAAAATTCAGGGGGCCGCCGGGGTCATCACGGTGGCTACCTTGTCACCGAACTGGGAGCAAAAGATCATGGCGGCTATGGATGGGGACCTTGCTAGAGGGTGGCAGTTGAACCTGGACCCCAGGGAAGTCCAGAAGATGATCGCCGCAATCTCCCGCGCTGCTGACGATATGACCATTAAAAACCTGATGCCGGTTCTTTTGGTGCATCCCAATGTTCGGTTGGTAGTGCGGCGATTGGTGGAGGGATCAATATCTAATATTTTTGTGGTATCTTATAATGAAATAGCTCACGGAATTCAAATCAAAACGGTGGGAATGGTGGAATAGATGCGAGTTCTCAACCAGATAACCTTCGAAGCCAAGGACGACGCGGAGGCGCTTAGGCTAGCCAGCGAGCGCTTGGGCAAGGACGCGGTCATCCTATCTACTCGAACGGTGCGCGTGGGAGGGTTTATGGGATTTTTCCAGCGCAATGTTCTCATGGTTTCAGCGGGTATTCTTCAAGACGACTCCAAAGAGGGAAAACCGAAGGAGAGAGAGAAGGACGACACAACTGCCAAAGAGCGACTGGTGGCGTTTCAGAAACTTCTAGAGTTTAAACAGGCAACGGAGACACGGGGAGGAACGGAACTCCAAGAGCTCCCCACTCGACAAACGACGGCCCAGGATGGAATGGCGAGGGTGATTTACTCGCCAGCAGGTATTGGGGCGGCGGGCAGGAATGCCCAGGGGTTTGACAACATTCACCTCTCCGCGGCGGGTTTGGCCTCCGCGACGAATGACCCCATCGCGCAACGAAAGATTCTCGTGGACGGGATTGATGTCATGGATTCCGTCAAACTCAAGGAAGAGGTGAGCAATCTCTCGCAAAAGCTCGACACGATTTTACAACGTTTGGGGAGCATACCCAACGAACATGAGGCTAAAGAGACCGAGGTTAGACTGGATAAAAACTTCGAGGCAGGATTTCCAGGGCTTTTCACAGCGCCCGGAAAACGGAATGACTCGGACGAACTCTACCGGAAACTGGTGGAGGCGGAGATGGATGCTGACTACGCGCGGCAGTTGACGGAGGAGTTCAGAGGGAATAAAAGAAATGTCACTTTTTCTAAATGGCTAGAGTCGAAGATCCGTTGTGCCTCCGACTCCTCGCAGAACGCGCTGGGGGGCCGGAGGGTCATGTTGTTGGGCCCCACTGGCGTCGGCAAGACGACGACCATCGCGAAGCTGGCAGCCATACAGGCCCTTTGGGAGCACAAAAACGTTCTCCTTCTTACCAGCGACACCTACAGGATAGCCGCGGTAGATCAACTGCGGACCTACGCCAAGATCTTGGGGGTCCCCATCGAGGTCATTTTCGAGATCGAGAACTTTGCCGATGTCCTGGAGGATCACTCTGACGCGGAGCTGATTTTGCTGGACACGGCGGGGCGCGGGCAGAAAGACCGCAAGAACTTGGAGACACTGGAAGTTTTGTACAACGTCTTCAAACCCGATGCCGTCCACCTGGTACTGGCCGCAAACATGAAGTACAGGGATATGCTGGACGTAGTCCAGTGCATGTCCGTCATCCCCGTTTCCCACGTCATTTTCACGAAATTGGACGAGACGGTGAGCTACGGGGCTATTTTCAACATGCTGAAGTCTCTGGATAGGCCCGTTTCTTTCTTTACCACAGGACAAAACGTGCCCAACGACATAGAAGTGGCATCTAGCGCTCGCTTAGCCGGTCTTTTGATGAGCGAGGAAGATGAGCGAGGAAATGGAGAAATTGCGCCGTGAATAAAAGTTCCGTGGTGTTTTCCGACCAGGCGAAAGAGCTGAGACGTATCGTCGAACAGCACCGGCAGGAAAGCCGAAAAGGCGGAAATTTGAGGACGATAACGGTTCTCAGCGGAAAGGGCGGCGTCGGCAAGAGCAATTTATCTGTCAATCTAGCCTGCGCCTTGGCGGAAGGGGGAAAAAAGGTGGTGCTCCTGGACGCGGATCTGGGATTGTCCAATATCGACATGCTTTGCGGCATCACCGCCAAGTACAACCTCTCCCATTTGATCGAGGGAAGCAAGACCCTGAACGAGGTTCTGGTGGAGTTGACACACAACGTCTGGATATTGCCCGGAGGATCGGGGATCAAAGAACTGGCGGATTTAGAGGAGTCTCACCTAGTGGGATTGATCGACAGCTTGAGCGTTTTGGAGGACAGAGCCGAGATTTTATTGATCGACACGGGGGCCGGAATCCACAGAGGGGTGCTCACCTTCGCGGCGGCGGCTGATACTTTGATTTTGCTGACGACGCCCGAACCCACTTCCATAAGAGACGCCTATGGCGTGTTGAAAGCCTTGAAAGGTTCCTCTGAGGGCGCCCATAAAAAGGATGTCGTTTTTGTGGTCAACATGGCCAACAGTGAAAACGAGGGCCTTGAGGTCGCGAATCGACTTCGGATGGCGGCAAGTCAATTTCTGGATTTTTCGATTCACTATATTGGCTGCATCTTGAAGGATCGTTCTGTTGAACACGCTGTGCGCGCCAGAAAACCGTTTTATCAGCTCTACCCGCATTCGGCGGCAACAGCGTGCGTCAGAAAACTCGCGCGCGCGATGTTTGGAATGCCCGCCGAAAGGGTGACGAATCTTCAGCCGCCCAAAGGTCTGAAGGCCTTTTTTTTCCGGCTGACGCGGCAACATTTTGTAGAGAGATGAATATGAGAGATGAGTATAAGTATGAATAAGGAATTGGAGCAATCCCAAAAGCAACTGGTGGAAACGCTGATCGGCTCCAAAGTGGAGCTGGTGATTGCCTTGGGGCTTTATAAAGGAACCTACGCTTCACGCCTCGAAGAGCTGGAAAACGGCTTGATTGGGTTGTCGCACCCAACGTTGCGGGGAGCTTTGTTGCCCACGTTCCGCAGCACAGAGCTTTTAATGAAAATAGATGGGAGTGGCTGTTATTATCAGGCCACGGCCTCGGTGATACGCAGCACCGTCAACGTGCCTGTGCCTCTTTTATGGGTCAAACCCGTTTCCGATCTGGAAAAAGTCCAGCGGAGAATGTTCGTCCGGGTTCCCTGTTCGATCAAGGCGGACGCCTTTTGTCTGAAGGCCGGCGAGGACCCCGTGGAGGGTGCGCCTTCTCCCCAAAATATCCCAAAGGAGTGGTTTCCGGTGCGCGTATCGGACATCAGCCTAGGAGGAGTCGGTGTCTCGGTCAAGAAAGAGTTGGTCTCTCGTTGTATTGAAGGTGGCCGCTATCTTTTGTCGCTGAACATCAGCGGAACGACTTTTTTTCTGGTGGGCAAGCTGGTTAAAATTCTACAGAGAGACGCGAGCAAGACAGAGATCGGGTTGGCCTACGAGGGTTTGTCTACTTTTCTGGAGAAGTTGATGGGCGGGTATATCCGACAACAAGAATTTATAACGCGAGGGTAATGAATGATGAAGGAAATGAGAGAATCGAAAGTCAGAGTACTCATCGTGGATGATTCCGCCTTGATGCGGAAATTATTGGGGGACATCCTCTCTGCGGATCCTCGCATCGAGGTCATCGGAACGGCAAGAGACGGTATCGATGGATTGGCCAAGATTCAGGCGTTGTCCCCAGACGTGGTGACTCTTGATGTGGAGATGCCCAACAAAAATGGACTGGCCGTGTTGGAGGAATTGATGAAAACTGACCCCATCCCCATCATCATGGTCAGCAGTCTGACCCAAGAAGGAGCTCAGGTCACGCTCAAGGCGCTGTCCTTGGGTTGTGTGGATTTTGTGGCAAAACCGTCGATCTCTATTTTCACCAATTTCAAAGAAATAGCCGCGGAGATCGTCTCCAAAGTGCTCATGGCCAAGGGGGCGCGAGTGAGTCCTTACTTTAAAAAAGATGGAGTGGAGCTGAAAGCTGGAGGGGTGGCGATGTCTCATATTCTCGCGTCGGGGGGAGGAGCGCCAGGGTACAAACCGACCAGAAAGGAAATCGTCGCTATTGCGTCCTCGACGGGGGGACCTCTGGCTTTACAACAGGTGTTAGCTAAGCTGCCCGAAGATTTTCCGGTTCCCTTGGTTATCACCCAGCACATGCCGAAGGATTTCACCACCTCGTTGGCGAAGCGGCTCGACTCTATATCCGCTCTCTCGGTGTTTGAAGGAGAGGAAGGTATGGAGCTGAAGCGGGGCTCCGTGGTTCTCGCTCCTGGAGGAAGCCACATGATCGTGAAGCGGCGGTCAAACGGAGTCGCTTATTGTGGACTTTCCGACGCGCCTCCTGTGTTATCCGTCAAACCCTCGGCGAATATAATGTTTTTAAGCGTCGCCGACGAATATGGCGGCAAAGCGGTAGGAGTGGTTTTGACGGGAATGGGCCGGGATGGGACGGACGGCGCTGTCGCCCTTCACGGAAAGGGCGCTCATATTATCGCGGAAGCTCAAGAGACCTGCGTCGTATACGGTATGCCGAAAGCGGCGGTGGAAGCTGGAGTTGTGGATGAACTTTTGCCTTTAGGCGAAATTCCCGATGCTCTTTTAAGAAGCGTAAAAGGATAAAATACACTAAAATAAACGAGGAGTACTTTTCGGAATTCACGAGTTTGGGGATGGTAGACCATGACTGAAATGGATATGAGTCAATACCTAGGCGCATTTTTGGATGAAGCTGGCGACAACCTTCAGCGATTGGACGATCTTTTGCTAGCGTTGGAAAAAGACACGACAAATTTGGACATTATCAACGAAATTTTCCGCTCCGCTCACACATTGAAAGGGATGTCCGCCACGATGGGGTTCGAGAAAATGGCGGGTCTCACTCACGCTTTGGAGGATCGCCTGGACGCGGCTCGGAAAGGCACCCGCCACCTCAGTGACGCCGACATGAACCTCATGTTTTCTTCCCTCGACACCATGCAGGCCATGGCGGACTCCATTCGGGGAGGAGAAAGCGACGCGCATATGGATGTTTCCGTCCTGGTGGCCGCTTTGCGCAACATGAACGAAAACGCGGCCTCCGCGGCCAACGAGAAGGCCGCCAAAGGGGAGGCCGCCAAAGGGGAAGCGTCTGTTCCCCTTGAAAACAACCCTTCCTATGGACCGTTATCCCAGCAAGAAAAAGAATGGATCTCGGAAGCAAAAGGAATAGGCCGCACCGTTTTCAGGATTCAGGTGGTTTTAAGCGAATCTTGCCTTTTGAAGGCGGCTCGAGCTTATATGGTCGTTAATCGAATGGAGGAGCTCGGAGACGTAATTAAGACGGACCCCTCCATAGAGGCACTGGAGAACGAGGACTTTGCTCTTGATTTCACGATCTTCCTCGCCTCCGAACAAGCCGTGGGACAGGTCAAAAACGCGGTCCTTAAAATCAGCGATGTGGCCACGGTGATCGTGGATGAACTTAAACAAGACGCGTCCGCTGAACATCAAGAACCCGAGGAAAAAGAAGAAAAAGTAGTGATCCTCGAAGCCTCCGATATTCCCCAAGTTCCAAGCTACGCCAAGGCGGAAGCGCATCCGGCGCCGGCGGTGCTTCTCAAAACGGACGTGAAAAAGGCCAACCAAACTGTACGCGTGGACATTGGACGTCTAGACAAGCTCATGAATCTGGTGGGAGAGTTAGTCATCGGGCGTGCTCGCATCGAAAGACTAGTACAGGAGGCTCGTCTACGCGAGTTTGATGAACCACTGTCCCAGTTGGGACGTATCTCGGGAGACATTCAAGAACTGGTCACAAAGTTACGCATGGTGCCGGTGTCTTTCACTTTCGACCGTTTTCCAAGGCTCATACGCGATATGTCAAGGGCCCTGGGGAAGGAAGTGGAGCTGGTCCTGGAGGGTCAGGACACGGAACTCGACCGTACCGTCATCGACGAGATCGGGGACCCTATGGTTCACTTGATCCGCAACTCTTTAGACCACGGAATCGAAACTCGGATGGACCGCCGGGCGGCCGGTAAACCTGAAAAAGGAACGTTGAAGATCTCGGCCTATCAGGAGGGCAGTGGCGTCATTATCGAGGTGACGGACGACGGTCAAGGTATCGATCCTGAAAAAGTTAAGAAGAAAGCTGTGGAACGTGGGATTCTGGACGAGGACACCGCCGCCACGATCTCAGATGAGGAGGCCATTCAAATCGTTTTGCTGCCGGGATTCAGCTTGGCGCAGACCGTAACGGACATTTCCGGGCGAGGCGTGGGCATGGACGCGGTTAAAACCAAAGTAGAAGCCCTGGGCGGGCAACTGGATCTCGTCTCCCGGATGGGTCATGGAACCAGCGTTTACGTGCGGCTACCCTTGACCTTGGCGATCGTGTTGTCGCTTTTGATCAAGGTCGGAGATGAAACCTACGCCATTTCCCTAGAGAACGTGGAGGAGACGATCCTGGTCAAGCGGGAAAACATCAAGACGGTCCATGGTTCCCCGGCGGCTCTGTTGCGGGGTGAAGTGCTCTCCTTGAGCGACTTGGGCAACGTGTTGGGAACGACAGTAGAGGATACAGACCGGGACGAGTACCCAGTGGTGGTCGTGAAGATCGGTAAAAACAAGATCGGATTCATCGTGAACGAGCTAATCGGACAGCAGGAAATCGTTATTAAATCCTTAGGGCGCTTCTTGTCCAAGATCAAAGGTATCGCGGGGGCGACGATACTGGGCGACGGCAATGTGGCCTTGATTCTGGATATGGCGTCTTTTTACACGACAAAAGCGTAGCAAGAAAGGGAGATTATGTTGGATCTCAGCTCGTTCAACTACCTACAACTGGATGCTATCCGAGAAGTGGGCAATATCGGGACCGGCAACGCGGCTACGGCGTTATCCAAGCTGTTGTCGTGTATGATCGATATGGATGTTCCCAAGGCCGACCTGGTATCCATTTATTCGTTACCGGAATACTATGGAGATCCAAACTCCTTGGTAGCGGCTGTCTTCGTTCGATCGTTGGGTGAATTTGGATGCAGCTTGATCTTCATTCAGGACGAAGACGATTCTAAGTTGATGGTGGATCTCTTGCTGCGACAGCAGTTTGGAGATTCCCTTCCAGTCGATTTACCGGAAGAGATGAGGGAGAGCGCGCTTTCTGAGGTCGGCAACATCATTCTCAGCTCTTTTTTAAACGCAATCAACATGCTGATTGGAACGCGGCATCAAATTTCCGTGCCGGGGGTGGCCCATGACATGTTGGCTCCCATTTTAGATGTAATAATCTCTATTTTAGGGCAAGTAGGAGAGATGGCGCTGGTTGTCAACACGGAACTTCGAATAGCCGGGGTGAAAAATAAAGACGGGAAAGTCTCTGGAAATATTATCATGGCGCCTGACCCCGACGCTCTCGAACTCCTCTTGAGAAAGCTACAGGTACTGTAGATATGGAAAACGCTTATCATGTGGGGATGGCTGACTTGATTGTGGTCAGCGCGCCCGCGAAATTGATAACGCTAGGGTTGGGATCCTGCATCGGACTGGTGATTTTCGACGCCACAGCCAGGATCGTGGGGATGGCTCATATCATGTTGCCGGATAGTCGCGGAGCTAAGGGAATTGAAAAATTGGGAAAATTTGCGGATACCGCCGTTCCTGTCGTGATCGACGAAATGATCAAGAAAGGCGCGATAAAAACCAGGATGAAATCCAAGATCGCGGGAGGTGCCCAAATGTTTGCGCTGTCAGATACGACTACCGAGTTTTTATCCGTGGGTTCGCGTAACATCAAGGAGACCACGGCAATGTTGGCCAAGGCGGGCATCCCCTTGATTGCCTCCGACACCGGAGGCAACAAAGGTAGAACGGTGGAGTTTTCGACAAACACCTGGATGTTGACGATCAAAACATTGGGTAAAGGCAAGACGGAAATCTAAAGGGAGGAATATCCTTGGGGCTTGAAATTCCCGATGCCGAACTTTGGCGCGAATACGGCAAAAACCCTACAACGGAGCACAAGGAAAGAATCGTAAAAAGATACCTCCCTCTTATAAAATATGTGGTCGGCAGGATGACTGTTTCTCCCCCCACGGGACTCGATTACGACGATCTTTTGAGTTTTGGAGCTTTCGGTCTGTTGGACGCTATCGATAGATTTGACATTTCCAAAGGATTTTCCTTTCAGACTTTTGCCGTGCCTCGGATCCGTGGCGCGGTTTTAGATGAGTTGCGCAAATACGATTGGATCTCTCGAACGGGTCGCGAAAAACTACAAAAACTGAATAACGCGATCGAGAGAGTTTTGCAGGACAAGGGTAAGTTGCGCGACGAGTGGGTTATGCGGGAAATGGGCGTGAATGAAAAAATGTATCGGGAAATCCTAGAGCTGGCCAGTCGCAGTTACATCATTTCTCTTGATGAAATCGTCACCCTAGATGACGGAGATGTCAACCTCGAAGGTATCGTGGCCAGCGACGAGGAAAGTATTGTCTCCGTCATGGAAACCCAGGACGACTTGGATCATATTACGAAAGCTCTTGCGCGGCTGCCGGAGCGAGAGATGCAGGTGATTTCCTTTTATTATTACGAAGGCCTGACCTTGAAGGAAATAGGCCAGATTCTGGGAGTGACGGAGTCGCGGGTTTCCCAGATTCACGGTAAAGCTATAAGCGCTCTCAAGGCTTTGGTTACGTTGTAGAATGAGGCCATTGATTCGTTTTTTGGGCTGATTCAAATCCACGAAAAAAAGATTTTGAGGTTTATGAAGCGAAGAGGAGGGATGCAACGATGACGGAGGATGTGCTG
Protein-coding regions in this window:
- a CDS encoding chemotaxis protein CheD, with product MENAYHVGMADLIVVSAPAKLITLGLGSCIGLVIFDATARIVGMAHIMLPDSRGAKGIEKLGKFADTAVPVVIDEMIKKGAIKTRMKSKIAGGAQMFALSDTTTEFLSVGSRNIKETTAMLAKAGIPLIASDTGGNKGRTVEFSTNTWMLTIKTLGKGKTEI
- a CDS encoding chemotaxis protein CheA — protein: MTEMDMSQYLGAFLDEAGDNLQRLDDLLLALEKDTTNLDIINEIFRSAHTLKGMSATMGFEKMAGLTHALEDRLDAARKGTRHLSDADMNLMFSSLDTMQAMADSIRGGESDAHMDVSVLVAALRNMNENAASAANEKAAKGEAAKGEASVPLENNPSYGPLSQQEKEWISEAKGIGRTVFRIQVVLSESCLLKAARAYMVVNRMEELGDVIKTDPSIEALENEDFALDFTIFLASEQAVGQVKNAVLKISDVATVIVDELKQDASAEHQEPEEKEEKVVILEASDIPQVPSYAKAEAHPAPAVLLKTDVKKANQTVRVDIGRLDKLMNLVGELVIGRARIERLVQEARLREFDEPLSQLGRISGDIQELVTKLRMVPVSFTFDRFPRLIRDMSRALGKEVELVLEGQDTELDRTVIDEIGDPMVHLIRNSLDHGIETRMDRRAAGKPEKGTLKISAYQEGSGVIIEVTDDGQGIDPEKVKKKAVERGILDEDTAATISDEEAIQIVLLPGFSLAQTVTDISGRGVGMDAVKTKVEALGGQLDLVSRMGHGTSVYVRLPLTLAIVLSLLIKVGDETYAISLENVEETILVKRENIKTVHGSPAALLRGEVLSLSDLGNVLGTTVEDTDRDEYPVVVVKIGKNKIGFIVNELIGQQEIVIKSLGRFLSKIKGIAGATILGDGNVALILDMASFYTTKA
- a CDS encoding FliA/WhiG family RNA polymerase sigma factor — protein: MGLEIPDAELWREYGKNPTTEHKERIVKRYLPLIKYVVGRMTVSPPTGLDYDDLLSFGAFGLLDAIDRFDISKGFSFQTFAVPRIRGAVLDELRKYDWISRTGREKLQKLNNAIERVLQDKGKLRDEWVMREMGVNEKMYREILELASRSYIISLDEIVTLDDGDVNLEGIVASDEESIVSVMETQDDLDHITKALARLPEREMQVISFYYYEGLTLKEIGQILGVTESRVSQIHGKAISALKALVTL
- a CDS encoding chemotaxis protein CheC, with product MLDLSSFNYLQLDAIREVGNIGTGNAATALSKLLSCMIDMDVPKADLVSIYSLPEYYGDPNSLVAAVFVRSLGEFGCSLIFIQDEDDSKLMVDLLLRQQFGDSLPVDLPEEMRESALSEVGNIILSSFLNAINMLIGTRHQISVPGVAHDMLAPILDVIISILGQVGEMALVVNTELRIAGVKNKDGKVSGNIIMAPDPDALELLLRKLQVL
- a CDS encoding chemotaxis response regulator protein-glutamate methylesterase, whose translation is MMKEMRESKVRVLIVDDSALMRKLLGDILSADPRIEVIGTARDGIDGLAKIQALSPDVVTLDVEMPNKNGLAVLEELMKTDPIPIIMVSSLTQEGAQVTLKALSLGCVDFVAKPSISIFTNFKEIAAEIVSKVLMAKGARVSPYFKKDGVELKAGGVAMSHILASGGGAPGYKPTRKEIVAIASSTGGPLALQQVLAKLPEDFPVPLVITQHMPKDFTTSLAKRLDSISALSVFEGEEGMELKRGSVVLAPGGSHMIVKRRSNGVAYCGLSDAPPVLSVKPSANIMFLSVADEYGGKAVGVVLTGMGRDGTDGAVALHGKGAHIIAEAQETCVVYGMPKAAVEAGVVDELLPLGEIPDALLRSVKG